In Crateriforma spongiae, the following are encoded in one genomic region:
- a CDS encoding RnfABCDGE type electron transport complex subunit B, with the protein MNVVISVLAIVVLTSLLATLLVVAGRFLHVEEDPRIDEVEDMLPHSNCGACGKPGCRAFAEALVAGDALPSGCTVGSPDDHVKIATFLGVDVGSQQRRVARLACAGGNNVARDRAHYQGMESCAAAALVAGGGKACFWGCLGLADCANACDFDAITMNQHDLPVVNEDACTACGDCVQACPKDLFSLQVEAQRLWVACSSLAEGDGVMEQCEVGCTACGRCAMDSEGQIVMRDNLPVIQPSANPLTATPTKRCPTGAIVWIDETAGIVKGDAAAKVIRQSEIHDAIT; encoded by the coding sequence ATGAACGTTGTCATCTCGGTCCTTGCAATCGTCGTCTTGACCAGCCTGCTGGCCACGTTGTTGGTCGTTGCCGGTCGTTTTCTTCATGTCGAAGAAGATCCCCGTATCGACGAAGTGGAGGACATGTTGCCGCACAGCAATTGTGGGGCCTGTGGTAAACCGGGTTGTCGTGCCTTCGCCGAAGCCTTGGTGGCCGGCGACGCATTGCCCAGCGGATGCACGGTCGGATCACCCGACGATCATGTCAAAATCGCCACCTTCTTGGGCGTGGACGTCGGATCACAACAACGGCGGGTCGCGCGACTTGCCTGTGCCGGTGGAAACAACGTGGCACGTGACCGAGCGCATTATCAGGGAATGGAATCATGTGCCGCTGCGGCACTGGTGGCCGGAGGCGGTAAAGCATGCTTCTGGGGTTGCCTGGGTTTGGCCGATTGTGCCAACGCCTGCGACTTCGACGCGATCACCATGAATCAACACGACTTGCCGGTGGTCAACGAAGACGCCTGCACGGCATGTGGTGATTGTGTGCAAGCGTGTCCTAAGGATTTGTTTTCCTTACAAGTCGAAGCCCAACGCTTATGGGTCGCCTGTTCATCTTTGGCCGAAGGCGACGGAGTCATGGAACAATGCGAAGTCGGCTGCACCGCATGCGGACGATGTGCGATGGATTCTGAAGGTCAAATTGTCATGCGTGACAACTTGCCCGTGATTCAACCATCGGCAAATCCGTTGACCGCCACACCCACCAAACGATGTCCCACCGGCGCGATTGTTTGGATTGACGAGACCGCGGGAATCGTCAAAGGGGACGCCGCCGCGAAAGTCATTCGACAAAGTGAGATTCACGATGCAATCACTTGA
- a CDS encoding Gfo/Idh/MocA family protein, producing the protein MTTAVTRRGLLKTAAAFAAPTFIPATALGRDGAIPPSERVTMGFIGCGRQTYFKNIPLFVRTRGVQAVAVCDVDRWRLANAIPQIKSQYDSGKAKGTFAQVDQYEDYQDLLARDDIDAVCIATPDHWHAEMAIDAMRAGKDVALEKPIIRTIRQGQDLVRVAKQTGRIFRVDSEFRSGMPAHRATTLVRNGYVGKVRRVVTSVPETDIPCPPQPEMPIPKELNFQRWQGPAPKVPYTTLGVHPHQDYSRPGWMRRLLYCDGMITNWGTHLCNGAMWATDTERTGPVEIKGTGTYPDRESFWNVLLNFQVDFRFADGLQWEYRTESPYLLIEGDEGWVRAGFREIDAHPKSLLTVKPKPTDQSFRFKSEKQDFIDCVRDRSETLEPAEVGHRVTSLGLLAHIAIHSGRSLQWDPDKEIFVNDDDANAYLDQPIQHRPNDA; encoded by the coding sequence ATGACAACCGCAGTGACACGCCGTGGTTTATTGAAAACCGCAGCCGCTTTCGCCGCACCCACCTTCATCCCCGCAACCGCGCTCGGCCGCGATGGCGCGATCCCGCCCAGCGAACGCGTGACCATGGGCTTCATCGGTTGTGGTCGCCAAACCTATTTCAAAAACATTCCACTGTTTGTACGCACAAGGGGCGTGCAGGCGGTCGCCGTTTGTGATGTCGACCGGTGGCGATTGGCCAATGCCATCCCTCAGATCAAATCGCAATACGACAGCGGCAAAGCCAAAGGCACGTTCGCCCAAGTCGATCAATACGAAGACTATCAAGACCTGTTGGCGCGAGACGACATCGACGCGGTCTGCATTGCGACGCCGGATCATTGGCACGCGGAAATGGCGATCGATGCCATGCGGGCCGGCAAGGATGTCGCTTTGGAAAAGCCCATCATCCGCACGATTCGACAAGGCCAAGATTTGGTTCGTGTGGCAAAACAGACCGGACGCATCTTCCGTGTCGACAGTGAGTTCCGCAGCGGTATGCCCGCGCACCGCGCGACGACCCTCGTTCGCAACGGCTACGTGGGCAAAGTCCGCCGCGTCGTCACCAGTGTTCCCGAAACCGATATCCCTTGCCCGCCACAACCGGAGATGCCGATCCCCAAAGAACTGAATTTCCAGCGGTGGCAGGGACCGGCCCCGAAGGTCCCCTACACGACACTGGGGGTCCATCCGCACCAAGATTACTCGCGTCCCGGATGGATGCGCCGCTTGTTGTATTGTGACGGAATGATCACCAACTGGGGCACACATCTGTGCAACGGCGCGATGTGGGCGACCGACACCGAGCGTACCGGTCCGGTGGAGATCAAAGGCACTGGAACCTATCCCGATCGCGAAAGTTTTTGGAACGTTCTTTTGAATTTCCAAGTCGATTTTCGGTTCGCCGACGGTCTGCAATGGGAATACCGCACCGAATCACCTTACCTGTTGATCGAAGGTGATGAAGGTTGGGTGCGTGCCGGTTTTCGAGAGATTGATGCGCATCCAAAATCGCTGCTGACTGTGAAGCCCAAACCGACGGACCAGAGCTTTCGTTTCAAAAGCGAAAAACAAGACTTCATTGATTGTGTCCGCGACCGATCCGAAACGCTTGAGCCTGCGGAGGTTGGCCACCGTGTCACATCGTTGGGGTTACTCGCGCACATTGCGATCCACAGCGGTCGATCGCTTCAGTGGGATCCCGATAAGGAAATCTTCGTCAACGACGACGATGCCAACGCTTACCTGGATCAACCCATTCAACACCGCCCGAACGACGCTTAA
- a CDS encoding alpha/beta hydrolase family protein: protein MKLHRQNTRVTGSIRSAATFAMVLLTACVASAERLTPERLWDLQRIGESAVSPDGSQLAFLVTSYDLEKNEGRTSLHLTSLDDKAVGKADRVATAFETPLANLKTRVLIADVKGLSNLAWLDHTSGPRLLYIAPAEIEDADQSDDDTNDADESTQNDQTDDENEDDESSSDETPQVFMLDPDGGDPVQLTHVAKGVGNLKAASTGDRIAFTTEVKLGTTTKEQYPDLPKADARVIDALMYRHWDHWTEPSYSHVHVCSIDEQGIASEPVDLMASLRANCPMPPFGGKDEFAFSPDGQEIALTLKLVNNPAESTDSNIYIVPTEGGRLTNITPGMPGYDRSPVYSPDGRYLAFHSMRRASFESDRNRIMIYNRSSGDIREVTVGLDQTAHSATWASDSRSLFFYSEMRGTDQVFRIDLEGQLQQISSGRFNHAIVDTLPGRDAVLVRQQSMLRPVELAWLDTESAKLTTITDVNGSIFKDLELPTVEQRFFKASDGKMIHNWVVLPPDYDPDSDRQWPMLTYCQGGPQGQIGQWFSYRWNFHMMASHGYVVLAVNRRGLPGFGREWNDSISGDWGGQAMQDILASTDAMMADPTIDPKRVAAIGASFGGYTVYWMMGNADDRFCSMVSHCGVFNLESMYGSTEELFFVNWDLGGPYWKSKEVAEAYKKFSPHQYVDRWKTPLLIIHGQRDYRVPVTQAMEAFTAAQVQGVPSRFLYFPDEGHWVLGPQNGVLWGTVFFDWLDKYCQPGQQNAAAADAN from the coding sequence ATGAAATTGCATCGACAAAATACACGCGTCACGGGTTCAATCCGCTCGGCGGCCACCTTCGCGATGGTTTTGCTGACCGCTTGCGTCGCATCCGCCGAACGTCTGACGCCGGAAAGGTTGTGGGATCTGCAACGCATCGGTGAATCGGCCGTTTCGCCGGATGGTTCACAGTTAGCCTTTCTGGTGACGTCGTACGACCTGGAGAAGAACGAAGGTCGAACCAGCTTGCACTTGACGTCGCTGGACGACAAAGCGGTTGGCAAAGCCGATCGAGTCGCCACGGCGTTCGAGACCCCCTTGGCGAACTTGAAAACACGGGTCCTGATCGCTGACGTGAAAGGACTTAGCAATCTGGCTTGGCTGGATCACACATCGGGCCCCCGACTGTTGTACATCGCCCCCGCAGAAATCGAGGATGCGGACCAGTCGGATGACGACACTAACGATGCCGATGAATCAACGCAGAACGATCAAACGGATGATGAGAACGAAGACGACGAATCATCCTCCGACGAAACGCCGCAGGTATTCATGCTGGACCCGGACGGCGGAGACCCAGTCCAGTTGACTCATGTGGCCAAAGGCGTCGGTAACTTGAAGGCGGCGTCGACCGGAGATCGAATTGCCTTCACCACCGAAGTCAAGTTGGGAACGACAACGAAAGAACAGTATCCCGATTTGCCCAAAGCCGATGCTCGCGTCATCGATGCGTTGATGTATCGTCACTGGGACCACTGGACCGAACCGTCCTACAGCCACGTTCACGTCTGCAGTATCGACGAACAGGGCATTGCATCGGAGCCGGTGGATTTGATGGCATCGCTTCGTGCCAACTGCCCCATGCCACCGTTTGGCGGCAAAGACGAGTTTGCGTTCAGCCCCGACGGCCAAGAAATTGCATTGACGTTGAAGCTGGTCAACAATCCGGCCGAAAGCACCGACAGCAATATCTACATCGTTCCGACCGAGGGTGGACGACTGACCAACATCACACCGGGAATGCCGGGCTATGACCGTAGTCCCGTCTATTCGCCGGACGGTCGCTATCTAGCCTTTCATTCGATGCGCCGCGCGAGTTTTGAATCCGACCGCAATCGGATCATGATCTACAACCGGTCCAGCGGCGACATCCGCGAAGTCACCGTCGGTTTGGACCAAACGGCTCATTCAGCGACGTGGGCATCCGACAGCCGCTCGCTGTTTTTCTACAGCGAAATGCGAGGCACCGACCAAGTCTTTCGGATCGATCTAGAAGGCCAGTTGCAGCAAATTTCCAGCGGGCGTTTCAATCATGCGATCGTCGACACGCTGCCCGGACGCGATGCGGTCTTGGTACGCCAACAAAGCATGCTGCGACCGGTTGAATTAGCTTGGCTGGATACCGAATCCGCCAAGCTGACCACGATCACCGACGTCAACGGATCGATCTTCAAAGATCTGGAACTGCCGACCGTCGAACAACGCTTCTTCAAAGCCAGTGACGGCAAGATGATTCACAACTGGGTCGTCTTGCCGCCCGATTACGATCCCGATTCCGATCGCCAGTGGCCGATGCTGACCTACTGCCAAGGCGGTCCCCAAGGTCAAATCGGTCAATGGTTTTCATACCGCTGGAACTTCCACATGATGGCGTCTCATGGTTACGTCGTCTTGGCGGTCAACCGACGCGGGCTGCCCGGATTCGGACGCGAGTGGAATGATTCCATCAGTGGCGATTGGGGCGGCCAAGCGATGCAAGACATTCTGGCTTCCACCGATGCGATGATGGCGGACCCGACGATTGATCCGAAACGTGTCGCCGCGATCGGCGCCAGCTTCGGTGGCTACACCGTCTACTGGATGATGGGCAACGCGGACGATCGGTTCTGCAGCATGGTGTCCCACTGCGGCGTGTTCAATTTGGAATCGATGTATGGTTCGACGGAAGAATTGTTCTTCGTCAATTGGGACTTGGGCGGACCGTACTGGAAAAGCAAGGAAGTGGCGGAGGCTTACAAGAAGTTCTCACCGCATCAATACGTCGACCGATGGAAAACACCACTATTGATCATACATGGCCAACGGGATTATCGGGTTCCGGTGACCCAGGCGATGGAGGCGTTCACCGCAGCCCAAGTGCAGGGCGTCCCCAGTCGATTCTTGTACTTCCCTGACGAAGGCCACTGGGTTTTGGGGCCGCAGAACGGTGTTTTGTGGGGCACGGTCTTCTTTGACTGGCTGGACAAGTACTGCCAGCCCGGTCAGCAGAACGCTGCTGCCGCGGACGCAAACTAA
- the rfbB gene encoding dTDP-glucose 4,6-dehydratase gives MHTVLVTGGAGFIGSHLVHQLIGRGDCRVVNLDKLTYAGNSEAVADVAGDRNYTFVKADVCDVDRVADLLKRHHCNAVIHLAAETHVDRSIAGPGEFVRTNVQGTFGVVEASKQYWSNLPADQRDVFRVVHVSTDEVYGSLGDDGAFDESSPYRPNSPYSASKAASDHLVRAYHQTYGLPTIITHCGNNYGPWQFPEKLIPVVIRQAVAQQPIPVYGDGTNVRDWIHVSDHCRALQQIWRHGRPGEVYDVGGGGERSNLDIVKTVCQSVDTVLGRSEPSVDQIEFVRDRPGHDFRYAIRGEKIRSELGWGPEVTFQEGIRETVAWYLDHRDFLQTNPLA, from the coding sequence ATGCACACGGTTTTGGTCACCGGCGGCGCCGGATTCATCGGCAGCCATTTGGTTCACCAGCTGATCGGTCGGGGCGATTGTCGTGTGGTGAACTTGGACAAGCTGACGTATGCGGGAAACTCCGAAGCGGTCGCGGATGTCGCCGGTGACCGGAATTACACCTTCGTGAAGGCGGATGTTTGCGATGTGGATCGGGTTGCCGATCTGTTGAAGCGACATCATTGCAACGCGGTCATCCACTTGGCCGCGGAAACCCACGTCGATCGCAGTATCGCGGGTCCCGGTGAATTTGTGCGGACCAACGTCCAGGGCACGTTCGGGGTTGTCGAAGCGTCCAAGCAGTATTGGTCAAACTTGCCTGCCGACCAGCGCGATGTCTTTCGTGTCGTGCACGTTTCCACCGATGAAGTGTACGGTTCACTGGGTGACGACGGGGCGTTCGATGAATCGTCGCCGTATCGCCCCAATTCGCCATACTCCGCCAGCAAAGCCGCGTCCGATCATTTGGTGCGTGCGTATCACCAGACATACGGGTTGCCGACGATCATCACGCACTGTGGCAACAACTACGGTCCCTGGCAGTTTCCCGAAAAGTTGATCCCCGTGGTCATACGCCAGGCGGTCGCACAACAGCCGATCCCGGTCTACGGCGACGGCACCAACGTTCGCGATTGGATTCACGTCAGCGATCACTGTCGTGCGCTGCAACAGATTTGGCGACACGGCCGTCCGGGCGAAGTCTATGACGTGGGTGGTGGTGGCGAGCGATCCAATTTGGACATTGTCAAAACCGTTTGTCAGTCGGTGGACACGGTGCTGGGACGTTCTGAACCGTCCGTCGATCAGATCGAGTTCGTCCGCGATCGCCCCGGACACGATTTTCGATACGCGATTCGCGGCGAAAAGATTCGCAGCGAACTGGGATGGGGTCCCGAAGTGACGTTTCAGGAAGGCATTCGTGAAACCGTCGCCTGGTATTTGGATCATCGCGACTTCTTGCAAACCAACCCGCTGGCTTGA
- a CDS encoding BBP7 family outer membrane beta-barrel protein, producing the protein MKADILRPLTRTLGVGVLSTGMLSTVVANQPAAGQSYPQPTTASAPATSGPFSMFGPAAAATVLPPTGSVASPSGPTMYPPAAQGSASPQAKPTGVAAQTVGYPGGQPSPHAMMPGQISPGYMPPGGPTATPSGPSQWNNFNPQAFQPTPQPQTPQTYQGQSGYSAPQYAAQPTAAQPARSKTGGFMSLFKAASDDGNADAKPEPIPTPTPEPQASTGHAQGYSHAGVPQSYVPMGAYENGMSHQGVVMGSPNGGPVIDAPVMQAPIMQAPVQGSDCQTCNTGSGNAYTDAAAAPWSATGMPMAAGACGTDTCGPMGVAARPTLFPWFGGFNLLFLSFEDNTRKVYGIDNGYPAVWSDIVDPDSSVGFEAYGGRYVGCGRWGIGVGVFHLDPDQETFIYTHPGAITATNFIRPAMQSYHDYHMDFGSGQEQVYNHITGTSGGSSGAANVRAQRDVQFDGVEVNLYCFGLMGAQRAAPMCGDGIASAHWYRKFLGLGAGGYGGRFGYGGAAGPLVRPCNGRLQIVSSHGFRWFQFDDKTQLAYNINGTAGYQFDDIYDTSCVENDLFGYQAGGRLVFCLTNRLNLNCSGKFGLYGNHAQAYRRVGTENVTAYRFGDPMDLAETNIEDTVLATLGELDLGLGYRLSNAWTVRGGYRVMGLSGVATSTSQIAQDYGTSRHPDTIHATDSVFLHGAYVGADFNF; encoded by the coding sequence ATGAAGGCAGACATTTTGCGGCCGCTGACCAGAACGTTGGGCGTCGGCGTGTTGAGTACGGGAATGCTGTCGACCGTCGTGGCGAATCAACCCGCCGCCGGCCAAAGCTATCCGCAACCCACAACCGCCAGCGCGCCGGCAACATCGGGCCCGTTTTCGATGTTCGGACCGGCTGCGGCGGCAACGGTTTTGCCCCCGACCGGTTCGGTCGCATCGCCCAGCGGCCCGACGATGTATCCGCCAGCTGCACAAGGAAGTGCATCGCCCCAAGCCAAGCCGACGGGCGTTGCCGCGCAAACCGTGGGATACCCCGGTGGCCAGCCTTCGCCACACGCAATGATGCCGGGCCAAATTTCGCCGGGGTACATGCCGCCGGGCGGCCCAACTGCAACGCCGTCGGGCCCCAGCCAGTGGAACAATTTCAATCCGCAAGCTTTCCAGCCCACGCCGCAACCACAAACGCCGCAAACCTATCAAGGCCAGAGCGGCTATTCGGCGCCGCAATACGCCGCGCAGCCGACGGCGGCCCAGCCGGCAAGATCGAAGACCGGTGGGTTCATGAGCTTGTTCAAAGCAGCCTCGGATGACGGCAATGCCGATGCAAAGCCGGAGCCGATTCCAACACCAACGCCGGAACCACAAGCGTCCACCGGGCACGCGCAGGGCTATTCTCACGCGGGGGTTCCGCAATCGTATGTGCCCATGGGTGCCTATGAAAACGGCATGTCGCATCAAGGCGTCGTGATGGGATCGCCCAATGGCGGCCCAGTGATCGACGCGCCGGTGATGCAGGCTCCCATCATGCAGGCTCCGGTGCAAGGATCCGATTGCCAAACGTGCAACACGGGTTCCGGAAATGCGTACACCGATGCTGCGGCGGCACCTTGGTCGGCGACCGGAATGCCGATGGCCGCTGGTGCTTGCGGAACGGACACCTGTGGCCCGATGGGCGTGGCGGCACGGCCGACCTTGTTCCCATGGTTCGGCGGATTCAATCTGTTGTTCCTTAGTTTTGAAGACAACACGCGAAAGGTCTACGGCATCGACAACGGCTATCCCGCCGTTTGGTCCGACATCGTGGATCCCGATTCGTCAGTCGGCTTCGAAGCTTATGGTGGCCGATACGTCGGTTGTGGACGCTGGGGCATTGGCGTTGGTGTGTTCCACCTGGATCCCGATCAAGAGACATTCATTTACACGCACCCCGGTGCGATCACCGCGACGAACTTCATTCGTCCCGCGATGCAGTCGTATCACGATTACCACATGGATTTCGGCAGCGGTCAGGAACAGGTTTACAACCACATCACGGGAACTTCGGGGGGGTCATCGGGTGCAGCCAATGTGCGAGCCCAACGTGATGTCCAGTTTGACGGCGTGGAAGTCAATCTGTATTGCTTTGGCTTGATGGGAGCCCAGCGTGCCGCACCGATGTGTGGCGACGGCATCGCATCGGCACACTGGTATCGCAAATTCTTGGGATTGGGCGCCGGCGGTTACGGCGGTCGATTCGGGTACGGTGGTGCGGCGGGCCCGCTGGTACGTCCCTGCAACGGCCGACTGCAGATCGTTTCCAGTCACGGATTCCGTTGGTTCCAGTTCGATGACAAGACGCAGCTGGCTTACAACATCAACGGAACGGCCGGATACCAATTCGACGACATCTATGACACCTCGTGCGTTGAAAACGACTTGTTCGGTTACCAAGCCGGCGGTCGACTGGTGTTCTGTTTGACCAATCGCTTGAACCTGAACTGCTCCGGCAAGTTCGGCTTGTACGGCAACCACGCCCAGGCCTATCGCCGCGTTGGTACCGAAAACGTCACGGCTTATCGGTTCGGCGATCCCATGGACTTGGCGGAAACCAATATCGAAGACACCGTCCTGGCGACGTTGGGCGAACTGGATCTGGGACTGGGCTATCGACTGTCCAACGCCTGGACCGTTCGCGGCGGCTATCGCGTGATGGGGCTAAGCGGTGTGGCGACCAGCACCAGCCAGATCGCACAAGACTATGGAACGTCGCGTCACCCCGACACGATTCACGCGACCGACAGCGTTTTCTTGCACGGTGCGTACGTAGGAGCCGACTTCAACTTCTAG
- a CDS encoding sugar phosphate isomerase/epimerase family protein yields the protein MKRRHFLQHSLAAGTAVYGAVQSLGASAQDAATDPKQSSTTPDTEAWLWTTLKIGMVREGETLAEKFQVAKDAGFLGVELMTTNIDVDDAIAAAEQTGLIIDGTVGGYHWRTRHTDPDPDVRAEALSLLRDGIRNTAAVGADTMLLVPGRGTDGTPDVVMDRAVAAVEAALPEAERSGVKILIENVWNQFLYEHDGPNDQTADAMADFVDRFDSPLVGMQFDIGNHWKYGQPGDWIRTLGHRVMKLDIKGFSRSEDKFTAITEGDLPWDDVRAALREIGYSGWLAAEVGGGDLQHLKTVRQQMESALHCDEPKA from the coding sequence ATGAAACGTCGCCACTTCCTGCAACACAGTCTGGCCGCCGGCACCGCCGTCTATGGCGCGGTGCAATCGCTGGGAGCATCTGCGCAAGACGCCGCCACCGATCCCAAGCAGAGTTCAACCACGCCTGATACCGAGGCTTGGCTTTGGACGACACTGAAGATCGGCATGGTCCGCGAAGGCGAAACGTTGGCCGAGAAGTTCCAGGTTGCCAAAGACGCGGGCTTTTTGGGCGTGGAATTGATGACGACCAACATCGATGTCGACGATGCGATCGCCGCAGCCGAGCAAACCGGTTTGATCATCGACGGAACCGTCGGCGGGTATCACTGGCGAACACGGCACACCGATCCGGATCCGGATGTCCGTGCGGAGGCGTTGTCCTTGCTGCGAGACGGGATTCGCAATACGGCTGCCGTCGGCGCGGACACGATGTTGTTGGTCCCGGGGCGGGGCACCGACGGGACGCCCGATGTGGTCATGGATCGCGCCGTCGCGGCCGTCGAAGCCGCGTTGCCGGAAGCCGAGCGCTCGGGGGTCAAGATCTTGATCGAAAACGTGTGGAACCAATTCTTGTACGAACACGACGGCCCGAACGATCAAACCGCTGATGCCATGGCGGACTTTGTCGACCGGTTTGATTCGCCCTTGGTCGGAATGCAATTCGATATTGGCAATCACTGGAAGTACGGCCAACCCGGTGATTGGATTCGGACGCTGGGCCACCGAGTGATGAAGCTGGACATCAAAGGTTTTTCGCGCAGCGAAGACAAGTTCACCGCGATCACCGAAGGTGATTTGCCGTGGGATGATGTTCGTGCGGCACTGCGGGAAATCGGATACAGCGGCTGGCTGGCAGCGGAAGTCGGCGGTGGCGATCTTCAGCATCTGAAGACCGTTCGGCAACAAATGGAATCGGCCCTTCATTGCGACGAACCCAAAGCGTGA
- the rsmH gene encoding 16S rRNA (cytosine(1402)-N(4))-methyltransferase RsmH, with protein sequence MPDEIVQYACEIHPRVVVDGTFGGGGHSRLILQRFDDCCDNTPDVSWNSLSIVALDRDPAVSQRAESIPLDPRIDLYLGSYESTPIALDSAGFRDADAIILDLGLSSDQLADRDRGFSFNSDGELDLRFDPESGIPAHQWLLRHDEKAIADAIYQFGEERYSRRIAREIIARARSKRPVRTVSEMVDICRRCVPRSKNHDIHPATRTFQALRIAVNQELDILTRTMQQVTDWLAPGGRILVLSFHSLEDRIVKNAFRQEDRLEVLTKKPLRPTDQEIQHNPRSRSAKLRVAQRRDAET encoded by the coding sequence ATGCCCGACGAGATCGTGCAATACGCTTGTGAAATCCATCCGCGTGTGGTCGTCGACGGCACCTTTGGCGGTGGAGGGCACAGTCGATTGATCCTGCAGCGTTTTGACGACTGTTGTGACAACACGCCTGACGTGTCTTGGAATTCGCTTTCGATCGTGGCGCTGGATCGTGACCCTGCGGTTTCACAGCGTGCCGAATCGATTCCGCTGGACCCCAGAATTGATCTGTATCTGGGAAGCTATGAATCGACTCCCATCGCGTTGGATTCAGCAGGATTTCGGGACGCGGATGCGATCATCTTGGACCTGGGTTTGTCCAGTGATCAGCTGGCCGATCGAGATCGTGGGTTCAGCTTCAACAGCGACGGGGAACTGGATTTGCGTTTTGATCCGGAAAGCGGGATCCCCGCGCATCAATGGCTGCTGCGTCACGATGAAAAGGCGATTGCCGACGCGATCTATCAGTTCGGCGAAGAACGTTACAGCCGCCGCATCGCCCGTGAAATCATCGCTCGGGCCAGGTCCAAACGCCCCGTTCGCACGGTATCGGAAATGGTGGACATTTGCCGGCGATGCGTTCCACGGTCCAAGAATCACGACATCCATCCCGCCACACGAACGTTTCAGGCGCTGCGGATCGCGGTCAATCAGGAACTGGACATCCTGACGCGCACCATGCAACAGGTCACGGATTGGCTGGCCCCTGGCGGACGAATCTTGGTGCTCAGCTTTCATTCCCTGGAAGACCGGATCGTCAAGAACGCGTTTCGCCAGGAAGACCGCTTGGAAGTGTTGACAAAGAAACCCTTGCGCCCGACCGACCAGGAAATCCAGCACAACCCGCGCAGCCGGAGCGCAAAACTACGCGTCGCACAGCGGCGTGACGCTGAAACTTGA